In the genome of Fuerstiella sp., one region contains:
- a CDS encoding heavy metal-binding domain-containing protein yields the protein MPFAMIVTNTETVAGYDIVAICGLVQGNTVRAKHAGRDIAASFKNLVGGELKGYTELLTESRREAMQRMLAQAQQLGANAVVNVRFTTSAVTAGAAELYAYGTAVSLEQSV from the coding sequence ATGCCGTTCGCCATGATTGTCACTAATACTGAAACCGTAGCCGGGTATGACATCGTTGCAATCTGCGGGCTGGTACAGGGAAATACGGTGCGAGCCAAACATGCCGGCCGTGACATTGCCGCCAGCTTTAAGAACCTGGTTGGTGGTGAATTGAAGGGATATACAGAACTACTGACAGAATCACGCCGTGAAGCCATGCAGCGCATGCTGGCTCAGGCACAGCAGCTGGGCGCGAATGCAGTGGTCAACGTACGTTTCACCACGAGTGCCGTCACTGCCGGTGCTGCAGAACTGTATGCCTACGGCACAGCCGTCAGTCTTGAGCAGTCTGTCTAA
- a CDS encoding GDSL-type esterase/lipase family protein, giving the protein MSVRIGLIVTVCFIPSTHTFVHADDVPQSFALPQSDDGLPGTGPIRRYDWFRKLWKSRRTAFAGEISKKQGAVVFLGDSITQGWGPTFKDHFPGLNAANRGISGDTTRGMLIRLNQDVLSLNPSAVVILMGTNDLEEGASPETISGNVELIIAALKKHSATMPIVLCRVFPSSANLKRPATAIQKLNELNETAVRGDAQITVLDTWTLFANEHGDANQTEFPDLLHPNQAGYAMWAKALVPIFATLGYLETKPDDFQIESGFRSLFNGRDLTGWGFRPKEHEPQYFSSSSTPDGRYVALNDRLIVTTPAEGRRFQQLWTKEEFTGDFTLKLEFRATPNADSGVFIRKPQLQCRDYVLAGPYTELKKYRQQDWNELVVVVNDNVAHCTCNGEILEAEFRLPESGPIGLEGDRGQMEYRRIRIRKD; this is encoded by the coding sequence ATGTCTGTTCGCATTGGTTTAATAGTTACTGTGTGCTTTATTCCGTCCACGCATACATTTGTTCACGCGGATGACGTTCCTCAGTCCTTTGCCCTTCCTCAATCGGATGACGGCCTTCCAGGCACGGGGCCGATTCGGCGCTACGACTGGTTTCGGAAATTGTGGAAGAGTCGCCGCACCGCGTTTGCCGGAGAAATTTCAAAAAAACAGGGGGCCGTGGTCTTTCTGGGTGACTCGATCACCCAGGGATGGGGGCCCACATTCAAAGATCATTTCCCGGGCCTCAATGCTGCCAATCGAGGAATCAGTGGCGATACAACGCGCGGTATGCTGATACGTCTGAACCAGGATGTCCTTTCATTGAATCCCTCTGCCGTCGTGATCCTGATGGGCACCAATGACCTGGAAGAAGGTGCGTCTCCCGAGACAATTTCAGGTAACGTCGAATTGATCATTGCGGCATTGAAGAAACACAGTGCAACAATGCCGATTGTGCTTTGCCGTGTTTTCCCGTCGTCAGCAAACCTGAAACGTCCGGCCACCGCTATTCAAAAGCTGAACGAGCTGAATGAAACAGCTGTCAGAGGTGATGCTCAGATCACGGTTCTGGATACGTGGACACTGTTTGCCAATGAACATGGTGATGCGAACCAAACCGAATTTCCAGACCTGTTGCATCCCAACCAGGCTGGTTATGCCATGTGGGCCAAAGCGTTGGTTCCAATCTTCGCCACACTGGGCTACCTGGAAACGAAACCCGACGACTTTCAAATCGAGTCCGGATTCCGCAGTTTGTTCAATGGTAGAGACCTGACGGGCTGGGGCTTTCGTCCAAAGGAACATGAACCTCAGTATTTTAGCTCGTCGTCAACTCCGGATGGTCGTTATGTGGCATTGAACGACCGGCTGATCGTCACCACACCCGCTGAAGGTCGGCGTTTCCAGCAATTGTGGACGAAAGAAGAATTCACGGGTGACTTCACACTGAAACTGGAATTCCGTGCAACACCTAATGCAGACAGCGGGGTCTTCATCCGCAAACCGCAGCTGCAGTGTCGAGACTACGTACTGGCCGGTCCGTACACGGAACTAAAAAAGTATCGCCAGCAGGACTGGAATGAGCTGGTGGTTGTGGTCAACGACAACGTGGCTCACTGCACCTGCAATGGAGAAATTCTGGAAGCCGAATTCAGGCTTCCGGAATCCGGTCCGATCGGTCTGGAAGGTGACCGCGGACAAATGGAATATCGCCGAATCCGAATTCGGAAGGACTAA
- a CDS encoding (2Fe-2S)-binding protein: MRLGIGDAGKFEMLLEEKSSNQVVCHCLGITEREIGVAGVSGGCRTLADVKAMTAAGSGCTACHRRIIAVLRKTTVQTVTISQEMNSSFASRSSC; encoded by the coding sequence TTGAGACTAGGAATTGGAGATGCAGGCAAGTTTGAGATGTTGCTCGAAGAGAAGTCCTCAAACCAGGTTGTTTGTCACTGTCTTGGCATTACCGAACGCGAAATTGGCGTGGCGGGTGTCTCGGGCGGATGTCGTACACTTGCCGATGTGAAAGCCATGACGGCAGCCGGCAGCGGCTGCACAGCGTGTCACCGCCGTATCATTGCTGTTCTCCGGAAAACCACCGTTCAGACGGTGACTATTTCTCAGGAGATGAATTCCAGCTTTGCATCCCGGAGTTCCTGTTGA
- the bfr gene encoding bacterioferritin: MKGNDKVLEALNAGLTIELTAINQYFVQSKMCKDWGFHKLATHHYAESIEEMKHAEYLIDRILFLEGVPEIARYDVIRVGSNVKEQLENDLLLEVNAVKTYNGGVQLAAEVGDAGSKEIMERIVVESEESVDWLETQLHQIATIGSELYLAGQTGEEPASE, translated from the coding sequence ATGAAGGGCAACGACAAAGTCCTCGAAGCACTCAACGCTGGACTGACCATTGAGCTGACTGCCATCAATCAGTATTTCGTGCAGTCCAAAATGTGCAAGGACTGGGGCTTCCATAAACTGGCTACCCACCACTATGCAGAATCCATCGAAGAGATGAAACATGCGGAGTATCTGATTGACCGTATTCTGTTTTTGGAAGGGGTTCCGGAGATTGCACGATACGACGTGATCCGTGTTGGTTCGAACGTCAAAGAACAACTGGAAAATGATCTGCTGCTCGAAGTCAACGCCGTCAAGACTTACAATGGAGGCGTGCAGCTGGCGGCCGAGGTTGGTGACGCCGGCAGCAAGGAGATTATGGAGCGGATCGTGGTGGAATCCGAAGAGAGTGTCGACTGGCTGGAGACTCAACTTCACCAGATCGCAACCATCGGTTCAGAACTTTATCTGGCGGGCCAGACTGGCGAAGAGCCTGCGAGTGAATAA
- a CDS encoding sodium:solute symporter family protein — translation MDSIDYLVIAVYFIGMAGIGIWAMSRVKGQEDFFMGGRSFGKLLQTFAAFGAGTGSSDPINTGRATFVGGMSGMWSVMFWLFVTPFYWITGVWYRRMRHLTLGDWYVERYESRGLGAAYSVFGVMFFMIYGSMFFSALAKTAAPMIGDTVALFDNQYELQYVLIPVVAIVVVVYGMAGGLAAAYFTDLVQGLCIIGLSVMLIPIGLNRLAENADLNPEGKDGFQVMHDQLPESFFDVISSSAAEFSVYYLVAIVLANLTGIVVQPHFIATGGGSAKSEFDARVGLVIGNFLKRFCTVGWVLTALIAATLYADVPELINDPDRTWGYASMQLLGPGFRGLMLACLLAALMSSVDAYMIVGAGLIVRNLYVPFVNPHADERQCLWAGRLIGVIVVAGSVIFSLKFYDMLGQLKLTFWFPLVFAAPFWVGMYWRRATSAAAWITVTYCLLFFFIVPYFGPMIFNGLRDNQDLMTRTPHIRTISQELVSKSILRQKLTAAEISWNEDKEGLEGDALIAHEQLKPQQISADRILVPGEDGMQEIQAEVTRTTSEKVTTSVSIYWDKIVPSDSSVRPQVVKTEQIDEFTRCETLEYPADTDFRGQGSLKLNLLLYRPFGLDLGSQSSSTLSALELVPKIVMPFLVMIVFSMITPRNSREALDRYYVKMKTPANSNPELDKAEVEKSYAEPSRFDHRKLFPGTDLEFQRPGIVDAGGFILSFIICFGIIGLVLFVAQMGTQG, via the coding sequence ATGGACTCAATCGATTATCTGGTAATTGCTGTTTATTTCATCGGGATGGCAGGAATTGGCATCTGGGCTATGAGTCGCGTGAAGGGTCAGGAGGATTTCTTCATGGGCGGTCGCTCATTCGGCAAACTGCTGCAAACGTTTGCGGCGTTTGGTGCAGGCACCGGATCGAGCGATCCGATCAACACCGGACGTGCAACGTTCGTCGGCGGAATGAGCGGTATGTGGAGCGTGATGTTCTGGCTGTTCGTCACACCGTTTTACTGGATCACAGGCGTTTGGTATCGACGAATGCGGCACCTGACGCTGGGTGACTGGTATGTTGAACGATATGAGTCACGCGGACTCGGGGCAGCTTACAGTGTTTTTGGTGTCATGTTCTTCATGATCTACGGATCGATGTTCTTCTCGGCTCTCGCCAAGACAGCCGCGCCTATGATCGGTGATACCGTCGCCCTGTTCGACAATCAGTATGAGTTGCAGTATGTGCTGATTCCCGTGGTGGCCATTGTGGTCGTGGTTTACGGAATGGCGGGGGGACTGGCCGCCGCGTATTTTACCGATTTGGTCCAGGGTCTGTGCATCATCGGTCTGTCGGTGATGCTGATTCCCATTGGCCTGAACCGACTGGCGGAAAACGCCGACCTGAATCCTGAAGGCAAGGACGGCTTCCAGGTCATGCACGATCAACTGCCCGAATCATTTTTCGACGTTATCAGCTCCAGCGCCGCAGAGTTCTCAGTGTACTACCTGGTCGCCATCGTGCTGGCGAACCTCACAGGCATCGTAGTGCAGCCGCACTTCATCGCCACGGGAGGCGGTTCCGCCAAATCCGAATTTGATGCACGGGTTGGACTGGTCATCGGTAATTTTCTGAAGCGATTCTGTACGGTGGGCTGGGTACTGACGGCACTGATTGCAGCAACACTGTATGCCGACGTGCCCGAATTAATCAACGACCCGGACCGGACGTGGGGCTACGCCTCAATGCAGTTACTGGGACCGGGCTTCCGCGGTCTGATGCTGGCATGTCTGCTGGCGGCACTGATGAGCAGCGTTGACGCATATATGATTGTCGGCGCCGGCCTGATCGTGCGCAATCTGTACGTGCCGTTTGTTAATCCGCACGCTGATGAACGTCAGTGTCTGTGGGCAGGTCGACTCATCGGTGTGATCGTCGTCGCGGGCTCAGTCATTTTTTCCCTGAAGTTCTACGACATGCTCGGCCAGTTGAAACTGACATTCTGGTTTCCGCTAGTCTTCGCCGCTCCGTTTTGGGTGGGTATGTACTGGCGGCGAGCCACCAGCGCCGCCGCATGGATTACCGTTACCTACTGCTTGCTGTTCTTCTTCATCGTGCCCTACTTCGGACCGATGATTTTCAACGGTCTGCGTGATAACCAGGACCTGATGACCCGTACGCCACACATACGAACGATCTCACAGGAACTTGTCTCAAAGTCCATACTGCGACAAAAGCTGACTGCCGCCGAAATCAGCTGGAATGAAGACAAAGAAGGACTCGAGGGTGATGCACTGATCGCCCACGAACAATTGAAGCCTCAGCAAATATCGGCGGACAGAATTTTGGTTCCCGGTGAAGACGGTATGCAGGAAATCCAGGCCGAAGTGACCCGCACGACCAGCGAGAAGGTTACTACGAGTGTCAGTATCTATTGGGACAAAATTGTTCCGTCGGATTCCAGTGTCCGGCCGCAGGTTGTCAAAACCGAGCAGATTGATGAATTCACCCGTTGCGAAACTTTGGAATATCCCGCTGATACAGATTTCCGCGGACAGGGCAGCCTGAAACTGAACCTGCTGTTGTACCGGCCATTCGGACTTGATCTGGGCAGCCAGTCTTCGTCAACCTTGAGTGCACTGGAGCTGGTTCCCAAGATCGTTATGCCGTTTTTGGTCATGATCGTGTTTAGTATGATCACACCACGAAACAGCCGGGAAGCACTGGATCGTTATTATGTGAAAATGAAAACCCCGGCGAATTCGAACCCTGAGCTCGATAAAGCAGAAGTCGAGAAAAGTTACGCGGAACCTTCACGGTTTGATCACAGAAAGCTGTTTCCAGGAACCGATCTGGAATTTCAACGCCCAGGAATTGTTGACGCAGGTGGGTTCATCCTCTCTTTCATCATATGTTTTGGAATTATCGGTCTTGTGCTGTTCGTAGCGCAAATGGGTACTCAGGGCTGA
- a CDS encoding beta-lactamase family protein, producing MIEMMDGFPPKQNAQVTLANWRTPPFNVWAFHHVREIVPSAEISNDPQNVWELESRQCELTECRVPGTRGEELSWPDFLQQTHCDGLVILHQGRLVYESYANGLTCHTPHILMSVSKSVLGLLAGILETMGTIDVEDQVTDYVPELSCTAYQGATLRNLLDMRAGILFDEDYLADSGPLIEYRRATNWNPPEQETKPTDLRSFYQLLKENDGQHGQRFQYVSPNTDLLAWIIERASGRRYCDLVSELLWKPMGAEQSAYITVDRLGAPRAAGGMCATVRDLARLGQLLSQDGRRDGRQILPVGWINDLYSGGSSQAWAQGSFTAYYPGLPICYRSQWYVLDDEAPLLFGLGIHGQNVFVDRTNALVIASLSSQPLPLNPKLISLTMNAVKIVRQQLCQGPSACG from the coding sequence ATGATCGAAATGATGGACGGATTTCCTCCCAAACAAAACGCGCAGGTCACGCTTGCCAACTGGCGCACACCGCCATTCAACGTGTGGGCCTTTCATCATGTTCGGGAAATTGTTCCGTCAGCAGAAATTTCCAACGACCCGCAAAATGTCTGGGAACTGGAATCCCGTCAATGTGAACTAACGGAATGCCGAGTCCCCGGCACCCGCGGCGAGGAACTTTCCTGGCCGGATTTCCTCCAGCAAACTCATTGTGACGGGTTGGTGATTCTGCACCAGGGCAGACTGGTCTATGAAAGCTATGCCAATGGCCTCACATGCCATACTCCGCACATCCTTATGTCAGTGTCCAAGTCTGTGCTGGGACTGCTGGCCGGTATCCTGGAGACGATGGGCACGATTGATGTCGAAGATCAGGTAACCGATTATGTACCTGAGTTGTCATGCACTGCCTACCAGGGAGCAACACTGCGGAATCTTCTGGATATGAGAGCAGGAATTCTGTTCGATGAAGACTATCTGGCGGATTCGGGACCTCTGATCGAATACCGCAGAGCAACAAACTGGAACCCGCCTGAACAGGAAACGAAGCCAACAGACCTGCGTTCATTTTATCAGCTGCTGAAAGAAAATGACGGGCAACATGGGCAGAGGTTTCAATATGTCTCCCCGAATACAGACCTTTTGGCATGGATCATCGAACGTGCTTCCGGTCGGCGATACTGCGATCTGGTCAGCGAGCTCCTCTGGAAACCGATGGGTGCTGAACAAAGTGCCTACATCACCGTGGATCGGCTGGGGGCACCTCGGGCAGCGGGTGGCATGTGTGCAACCGTCCGGGATCTGGCTCGGCTGGGACAGTTACTGAGCCAGGATGGTCGGCGAGACGGCCGGCAGATACTGCCTGTCGGATGGATCAACGATCTTTACAGCGGCGGGAGTTCCCAGGCATGGGCCCAGGGTTCATTCACGGCGTATTATCCCGGTCTGCCGATCTGTTATCGATCCCAGTGGTACGTGCTGGACGACGAGGCCCCGTTGCTGTTTGGACTCGGAATTCACGGACAAAATGTGTTTGTCGATCGTACAAATGCACTTGTGATCGCGAGTCTGTCGTCACAGCCACTGCCACTGAATCCTAAACTCATCTCACTGACAATGAATGCCGTGAAAATTGTTCGGCAGCAACTGTGTCAGGGACCCTCAGCATGCGGCTGA
- the thiC gene encoding phosphomethylpyrimidine synthase ThiC, whose product MTIDHAARAAEYLPAIEADDPSSSHAGTTPGSFSRAAGIKSGRDGAYTYSSPDTPGMPSPSHQTAWDYMPDDWTLCPGFEDDYEHAQAWLPPAGFIPITQLESARRGLITPEMRRVAEREAHLTAEQVRDEVAAGRMVIPANRQHLKYELDPMAIGRASRTKVNANLGASPVSSGMDAEIEKLRWSEQWGADTVMDLSTGGDLDACREAIIQNSTVPIGTVPIYSMILDRKIEDLDREIILEALEHQARQGVDYFTIHAGVLQEHLPLIKDRLIGIVSRGGSLLAKWMIHHGRQNPMFTIWEDICDVMRQYDVTFSIGDGLRPGGLADATDEAQLAELSTLGELTERAWKKGIQVMIEGPGHVPLDQIEFNMKLQRRLCHGAPFYVLGPLVTDIFPGYDHITSCIGATSAAWHGASMLCYVTPKEHLGLPKKDDVKQGCVAYKIAAHSADVALGIPGTRDQDDELTRARAALNWEKHFELSFDPDTARAYHDEDLDVDTDFCAMCGHDWCSVRISREIVEFTSGKDKQYQWDKAKVSEALTPEQQEILEKRGILSPEEIHRLASKTRKNVGANEGKAVCHSDVANAQSAQEIQTVELDISAP is encoded by the coding sequence ATGACCATCGATCACGCGGCTCGTGCAGCCGAGTATCTGCCGGCGATCGAAGCCGATGATCCCAGCAGCAGTCACGCGGGAACAACACCCGGCAGTTTTTCCCGGGCTGCCGGCATCAAATCCGGGCGCGACGGGGCGTACACATATTCTTCACCCGACACCCCCGGTATGCCTTCCCCGTCGCATCAGACAGCATGGGACTATATGCCGGATGACTGGACGCTTTGCCCTGGATTTGAGGACGACTACGAACATGCGCAGGCCTGGCTGCCGCCTGCCGGATTTATCCCGATCACACAACTGGAGTCAGCTCGACGAGGATTGATTACTCCGGAAATGAGACGCGTGGCCGAACGCGAAGCTCATCTCACCGCTGAACAGGTCCGAGATGAAGTCGCGGCCGGACGCATGGTCATTCCGGCCAATCGACAGCACCTGAAATACGAACTGGATCCTATGGCGATTGGGCGAGCGTCACGCACCAAAGTCAATGCCAATCTGGGCGCCTCGCCCGTGTCATCCGGCATGGATGCAGAAATTGAAAAACTCCGATGGTCGGAGCAGTGGGGTGCGGACACTGTGATGGACCTGTCCACGGGAGGAGACCTGGACGCCTGCCGTGAAGCCATCATTCAGAATAGCACCGTGCCCATTGGTACCGTACCCATCTATTCAATGATCCTCGATCGAAAAATTGAAGATCTGGATCGTGAAATCATACTTGAAGCACTCGAGCATCAGGCTCGGCAGGGCGTCGACTACTTTACGATTCACGCCGGAGTCCTGCAGGAACACCTGCCATTGATTAAAGATCGCCTGATCGGAATCGTGAGCCGCGGTGGTTCGCTGCTGGCCAAGTGGATGATCCATCATGGCAGGCAAAATCCCATGTTTACCATTTGGGAAGACATTTGCGATGTGATGCGTCAATACGACGTCACATTCAGTATCGGTGACGGCCTGCGACCGGGAGGCCTGGCCGATGCAACGGATGAAGCTCAACTTGCTGAATTGTCAACACTCGGAGAGCTGACCGAACGCGCTTGGAAAAAGGGGATTCAGGTGATGATCGAAGGTCCAGGACATGTGCCGCTGGATCAGATCGAATTCAATATGAAACTTCAGCGTCGTCTGTGCCATGGAGCACCCTTCTACGTACTTGGCCCGCTGGTAACTGACATCTTCCCTGGATATGACCACATCACCAGTTGTATCGGAGCCACGTCGGCGGCGTGGCATGGTGCCAGTATGTTGTGCTACGTCACACCCAAGGAACACCTTGGACTTCCCAAGAAAGACGATGTTAAGCAGGGCTGTGTTGCATACAAGATTGCCGCGCATTCGGCTGACGTGGCGCTCGGAATTCCTGGCACACGTGATCAGGACGATGAGCTGACACGTGCCCGGGCCGCCCTGAACTGGGAAAAGCACTTTGAACTGAGCTTTGATCCGGATACGGCACGGGCCTACCACGACGAGGATCTCGATGTCGACACGGACTTCTGCGCGATGTGCGGGCACGACTGGTGCAGTGTGCGCATCAGCCGCGAGATCGTGGAATTTACCAGTGGCAAGGACAAACAGTATCAGTGGGACAAGGCGAAGGTGTCCGAAGCGCTCACCCCTGAACAGCAGGAGATTCTCGAGAAAAGAGGAATCCTGTCACCGGAAGAGATCCATCGCCTTGCCAGCAAGACCCGCAAAAACGTCGGCGCCAATGAAGGTAAGGCTGTCTGCCACAGTGACGTAGCCAATGCACAATCTGCCCAGGAAATCCAGACCGTGGAGCTGGACATTTCTGCACCTTAG
- a CDS encoding adenosine kinase: protein MSTGEFLNDSLSSRAGRLQMGGNEESSPDFWHLRQGLMTFDVFGIGNALVDIQVQVSDEQLCAAGFDKGIMTLVDDEQQRQVLKSLDGLPLNRCAGGSAANTIMGIAGLGGKAAYAGKVAADETGTFFLNDMRRQGVTIEVAPSTDGQTGTCAVMITEDAQRTMLTNLAVSSTLTESDIDESAIADSKYVYIEGYLLTGDATKAAAYKAIELAKKHRVKLAFTASDPFLVNMLRDEMMQLIEGPVDLFFCNEDEAKSLTQNDDPVQCARQIHRHAENVALTLGPNGSLLMHEGELIPIEGVEVNAIDTTGAGDLFAGALLYGVTNGLTWKQSGQLASYASARVVSQLGARMEVGFTKDEIRAVTS, encoded by the coding sequence ATGTCGACTGGGGAGTTTCTGAATGATTCGTTATCCTCTCGCGCCGGTCGGCTGCAAATGGGCGGCAACGAAGAATCGTCACCGGATTTTTGGCACTTGAGGCAGGGGCTCATGACATTTGATGTCTTTGGAATCGGAAATGCGCTGGTCGATATACAGGTACAGGTCAGCGATGAACAGTTGTGTGCTGCCGGCTTTGATAAGGGTATTATGACGCTTGTCGACGACGAACAGCAGCGACAGGTGCTTAAGTCGCTGGACGGGCTGCCGCTGAACCGGTGTGCGGGCGGGTCGGCGGCGAACACGATCATGGGGATTGCCGGTCTTGGGGGAAAGGCTGCTTACGCCGGGAAAGTTGCAGCAGACGAAACGGGAACGTTCTTTCTCAACGACATGCGCAGGCAGGGCGTGACGATTGAAGTGGCACCTTCGACAGATGGTCAGACGGGTACCTGTGCCGTGATGATCACGGAAGATGCTCAACGCACTATGCTGACGAACCTGGCGGTTTCGAGCACATTGACAGAGTCGGATATTGATGAATCCGCGATCGCGGATTCGAAATACGTGTATATCGAAGGGTATCTGCTGACAGGCGACGCGACGAAAGCGGCTGCCTACAAAGCGATCGAATTGGCAAAAAAGCACAGGGTGAAGCTGGCGTTTACAGCATCGGACCCGTTTCTGGTGAACATGCTGCGAGATGAAATGATGCAGCTCATTGAAGGCCCCGTTGATTTGTTTTTCTGCAATGAAGATGAAGCGAAAAGTCTGACTCAGAATGACGATCCGGTGCAATGTGCCCGTCAAATTCACCGCCACGCGGAGAATGTTGCGCTGACGCTGGGGCCGAACGGCTCACTGCTCATGCACGAGGGAGAATTGATTCCGATTGAAGGAGTTGAAGTGAATGCGATCGATACCACCGGTGCGGGTGATCTGTTCGCGGGGGCACTGCTGTACGGTGTCACCAACGGGTTGACATGGAAGCAGTCCGGACAACTGGCCTCATATGCGTCAGCCCGGGTTGTCAGTCAGCTGGGAGCGAGGATGGAAGTCGGTTTCACAAAAGATGAGATCAGGGCTGTTACTTCGTAA
- the pyrH gene encoding UMP kinase, which yields MTADGSPAYKRVLLKISGESFCHNGESGISMPEVTCIAEQIREVMTSGVELAIVCGGGNILRGKDFAEVSHTIIPSTAHYMGMLATVINALALQDALETAGVATRVQSAIRMEGVAEPFIRRRCIRHLEKGRVVILAAGTGSPFVTTDTAAALRAREIDASVVMKATKVDGIYSDDPVKNPHAIRYTEISYREVLDQNLQVMDAQAFHHCMEHRLPIVVFNYKRIGNIGRVISGDTIGTRVSAHGSSGGPCS from the coding sequence ATGACTGCTGACGGTTCCCCTGCATACAAACGCGTCCTGCTGAAAATCAGCGGTGAAAGTTTTTGCCACAATGGTGAGTCGGGCATCAGTATGCCGGAGGTCACCTGTATTGCGGAACAGATTCGCGAAGTAATGACTTCGGGTGTGGAACTTGCCATTGTCTGTGGGGGTGGAAATATTCTGCGTGGCAAGGATTTTGCTGAAGTCAGTCACACAATCATCCCGTCAACTGCTCATTATATGGGCATGCTGGCAACGGTCATCAACGCACTGGCGCTGCAGGACGCTCTGGAAACCGCAGGAGTCGCCACACGTGTCCAGAGTGCGATTCGTATGGAAGGTGTGGCAGAACCCTTTATTCGACGACGATGTATTCGGCATCTGGAAAAAGGTCGCGTCGTTATTCTTGCTGCCGGCACCGGCAGTCCGTTCGTGACAACGGATACGGCGGCAGCATTAAGAGCGCGTGAAATCGATGCGAGCGTGGTAATGAAAGCCACAAAAGTCGATGGAATCTATTCTGATGATCCTGTCAAGAACCCTCATGCGATTCGTTACACGGAAATCAGCTACCGGGAGGTCCTGGATCAGAATCTGCAGGTCATGGATGCCCAGGCATTCCATCACTGCATGGAACACAGGCTTCCAATTGTGGTCTTCAACTACAAACGAATCGGAAATATCGGCCGCGTGATCAGCGGCGATACGATCGGCACGCGAGTCAGTGCACACGGTTCCTCAGGTGGACCGTGCTCCTGA
- the tsf gene encoding translation elongation factor Ts has protein sequence MSEITAASVKALRERTDLPMMECKKALVEAEGDMEKAVEILKAQFRKIQDKRADNATEEGRIFFQLSDDGKQAAMVEIQCESAPVATGQSLSEFGSAMVSQLLNGPGAESPEELMSQCTDNGTTLQSQFEELVNKIREKIVVNRVERVSGPVGGYVHHDGKTGVLFQATGENSGGILRDVAMHIAALRPSVTRPEDVDASLVQQERDRLSEEARATGKPDNIIDKIVDGRMKNFFVEQGVLLAQPFAKDDSKTVEKALTECGLEAVGFHRWQVGGAADA, from the coding sequence ATGTCAGAAATCACTGCTGCATCCGTCAAAGCACTCCGTGAGCGCACCGACCTTCCGATGATGGAATGCAAGAAGGCGCTGGTTGAAGCGGAGGGGGATATGGAAAAGGCCGTGGAGATCCTGAAAGCTCAGTTCCGAAAGATTCAGGACAAACGTGCCGACAACGCAACCGAAGAGGGGCGCATCTTCTTCCAGCTCTCTGATGACGGCAAGCAGGCAGCCATGGTTGAAATCCAATGCGAATCGGCGCCGGTTGCCACAGGCCAGTCACTCTCAGAATTCGGCAGTGCCATGGTGAGTCAGCTACTGAACGGCCCTGGGGCAGAATCCCCGGAAGAGCTGATGAGCCAATGCACGGATAACGGCACAACACTGCAGTCCCAGTTCGAGGAACTGGTCAACAAGATCCGTGAAAAGATCGTTGTTAATCGTGTGGAACGGGTTTCAGGTCCGGTTGGGGGCTATGTGCATCACGACGGAAAAACGGGCGTCTTGTTCCAGGCGACCGGAGAAAACAGTGGCGGTATTCTGCGCGACGTGGCGATGCATATTGCGGCTCTGCGACCTTCGGTGACGCGTCCGGAAGATGTCGACGCATCACTCGTGCAGCAGGAACGTGACCGTTTGTCTGAAGAAGCACGCGCGACCGGCAAGCCTGACAACATTATCGATAAGATCGTGGACGGCAGAATGAAAAATTTCTTTGTCGAGCAGGGGGTGCTGCTCGCACAACCGTTTGCCAAAGACGACAGTAAAACCGTGGAAAAGGCGCTGACAGAGTGCGGGCTCGAAGCGGTTGGATTTCATCGGTGGCAGGTGGGCGGCGCAGCAGACGCTTAG